Part of the Zygotorulaspora mrakii chromosome 2, complete sequence genome, CACTCCGTTTAATTACGTCGAAATCTATTACTGTATCTTCAAGATTACTCAGGAGAGGAGCCACAAGAGTTGTTACCTCTAGTCAACGTTTTAACTCAGGTGTCACTGATTCACCAGTAAATCAAACTGTAGACCCAAAGATCAACAAGATTGTTGAGGAAATCTCTAAACTAACTCTATTGGAGACATCAGCGCTGATCACAGAATTAAAAAGTCAATTGAACATTCCAGATATTGCATTCCCAACTGCTGGTGCGGTTGGTGGTCCAGCCGGTAATGGATCCCAATCAGGGGAAAACACAGCtgttcaagaagaagagaagcCTGAAGAGAAAACTATATTTGCCATTAAATTGGAATCTTTTGACGCCAAATCGAAGCCAAAGATCATCAAAGAAGTCAAGAACTTATTAGGGCTTTCATTGGTAGAAGCAAAGAAGTTTGTTGAAGCTGCGCCAAAGGTGCTAAAAGATAACGTCGCAAAGGAAGATGCTGAGAAGATTAAGAGCACTCTCGAAGGTCTCGGGGGTAAGGTCTCTCTAGAATGATCACTTTCCGTCCTTAGGGGATTCAACTTGCGACAACAAACAACACAAATATTCTTGTATATAAAGAGATTTAATGGAATCTATATATATCTGGTTAAATGCTTCATCATTTATAAAACATAAACGGTAGAAACAAAACTGATCAACAACAATGCAcgaaaattgaaagaataaCTTTCTTATTATTGATTACTTATGTAAGAGATATTAAGAAGAGCAGGAAGTTAAAATTCGGTGAAATATTGTGCATATTGATCCTCACCTTTGATGCCGTAATCCAGATGCTCTTCTGGATATTGATCGAATAATGAAGTGTCACCAATTCCTGGGGTAATTGGCGGTTCATAAGGCGTTTCGATATCTTTTGCCAGAAGTTTTTCCCAGACGACTTCACTAAACCATGGATGAGATTTGATATCCTGCGATCCGCTTTGAAGATTACCTAATCTCCTCGTAAGATCTGCCGTAATCAATTTACTCAAAAGATCAACTACATCtggatgaaaaaatggtggATAGTTTACTTTACCCTgtaagattttttcataagTTTTCATGGGTGTTGTATCGTAAAATGGTGTGTAACCGGCcaacatttcaaaaattaaAACGCCTAAAGACCACCAATCAACAGATTTGTTGTAGGGTTTTGTCGTGATAACTTCAGGAGCGATATAATCAGGAGTTCCACAAAGTGTCCATGTCACTGTGACGACCTCCTTCGCGAATCCAAAATCTGTTATCTTGATATGACCGTTTCGGTCCAGAAGGATATTTTCTGGTTTCAAATCACGATAAATAATATTATGAGAGTGCAGATATTCCAATGCCAAGGTGACTTCTGCGGCGTAGAATTTCGCTACCGGGTTGGGAAAACGGTGTGACTTACGCAACAATGAGAATAACTCACCTCCTTCGATATAGTCGACAACCATAAAAAGATTCCTGGCATCTTGAAAAGTACCCCACATCCTAATTATGAACGGGTGCTCGACTAGTTTTAGCATACGACGTTCATCATTCGTATGCTCAATCTGTTTCATTCGAATAACCTGTTGCTTCTTCAACACTTTCATGGCATAGTATCTGCCATTGTGAACAGATCTAACTAAATGGACACGACCAAAAGAACCAGTACCGAGAGTTCGCATAATCTGAAAATCTTGCAATGAATATTTCCCCTTAGATATCACTGATCTTTGCGGCAACAAAGATTTATGAGTGGCATCTTCTCCCCCATATGgcatatttgaataataCTGAGCAGTTTGCTGCACGGGTTGATAAGAttgctgctgttgatgCAAATGCTGTTGCTGGTAATCTGAATTCATTGGTtccattctcttttcaatacCCTCGCCTCGTAGAATCTTTTATTTCCTTCTTCGCCGTTTGTTTATACtaaatgatttttttcgCTTAGATCACCATCAATAATACAAATTCAGTCGCTAGTAGCCTACCAATTGGTAATTAACATTCAACAATTCATTTATAGAATCTTTTCTGTTGAACAATCAGATCATGACTATCTTACTTCTTACAACTTTGAACGCCCCTTTAACCCTCGCTGCTCTAGAAAAGTAGCGCCCTTATCATCAGAAACGGATCTCAAGCAGAGATTTCGTTGAGATTAAATGATAGATTTATTTATGTATGAGAATTTAACTACTTGTAGACCATGTTATAGCCATATGTCTTCTCCAGAGGGTCTTTGCAGaggttgttgttgttgctgttgctgtggttgttgctgctgcacCTGCGGTGGATAATGCGTTGATCTATGTGCTCCCAGCGTTTGCgcttgttgttgtttttgcaaatcctgttgctgttgttgttgttgttgttgttgttgttgttgttgctgttgttgttgcaaCAGTGGTTCTGGATGCTGAAGCTGAACTTGCCCAAGCTGTGGCTGTCCAGTCTGTCCAGTCTGTCCAggctgttgctgttgctgttgctgctgagCCTGCTGttgcttcaaattttccattCCCTTGTCTATAGCATTGAGTAGCTCCTCCGGTAGCGATGCTGCTGCGTTGCTGTTCTGCACCGACTGTTGCTTGATTTCTTCCGGAGTTGGATGATGTTTATCTTCGCTCTTGCAATAATGGAAATGAGTTgcgaattttttcatcgCTAGGAGTTTAACTCTATTGAAAGAGTCATTTTTGTTACTGGCATTTGTATTTGTAGTAGcgttttgattttgattttgatttaaatTTGCGTTTGGGTTCGTTGCGTTGACATTAGAAGTAGATGACGAATTGTTGTTACTTTCAACCATTAAAAGATCGTGTTGTTTTTCCACCATTGCCTTAGTATAGCGTAACATAGTCCAATCGAACAGATGATCATTGTGGTATTCCAACTTTATActcaaatctttgaaaagtctTGCCAAATACAGATAATCTGGCCTTTCATCAAATCTTAGACTTCTACAGTAAACCATAAACTCTGCAAATTCTTGTGGCAAGCCACCACATAAAGTTTCGACACTTGTAcacaattttttctccaaTATACGATCGtatttttgcttcttcGTCGTAGCTTTCAACCCTTGCCATGGTAACGAACCTTTACAAAAATAGATCAAAACATAACCTAAAGATTCCAAGTCATCTCTTCTGCTTTGCTCTATGCCTAAGTGTGTATTGACACTAGCGTAACGTGCAGTACCAGTCAAAGATTTATTCTCACGATAAGGAATATGACGATGCGTATTAAAATCTCTGTATTTTTTGGACAGTCCGAAATCAATCACATGAACAGTACTACCACGACGCCCTACTCCCATTAAAAAGTTGTCTGGTTTAATATCCCTATGAATAAACGATCTCCCGTGTATGTACTGGATGCGGCATATCATTTGCAGAGCCAACATAATGACGGTCTTGAAAGTGAATTTTCTGTGAcaataattgaaaagatcCTCCAACGAGGGCCCCAATAAATCTATCACCATAGCATTGTATTCACCCTCACGGCCAAACCACCTGATAAACGGGATACCAACCCCACCACTTAGATACTTGTACACTCGCGACTCGTAGTCCAACTGCGGGTGTCTCGACCTGATGGATTCTAATTTGATAGCAACCTCTTCTCCGCTAATCAGGTTTGTGCCGTGATAGATATCACCAAACGATCCGCTACCTATCTTGCGCCCAATCCGATACTTTCTACCGACTCTTAAATCCATGGCTGATCTGTGTCAAATATCTATCTAAACCAAACTTTTGAGACCCACACTGGCCGTTTATGTTTCAACTTTAATTATTTCTACGCTAAACGCCAACAGAGCTCCTTGAAGAACGATTAGATTTCTTCGTCTATCCAATCTCCTGTTGCTGCGCCACTTCACAAATTAGCCGATGCACGAGTTAAACCCACCTTAAGAAACGTTTCACCAACGACCAACAGCTTTCAGACTGTCTTTTCAACCTTCCTCGGCCTTGTAAACCTGCTACCTTTTTGCTTATATGTCCTTTTGAATGATCTTTCTGTAGAggcaaaaatttttgtgGTGCGCGGTGCTCCTCGTGCTCGATGATTGGCACTGAACGCCTATAACCgatatgaaagagatagCATGTAGTAATGCGTAAAATTTCATGAAATATACGAGTACCTTGCTTACCACGGACTCTCGTGGAATCTGGGAACCGCTGACAATGTAGCTAAATGCAATGAGGAGGACTGTTGCCCTCCTTAGATAGGGAAGACACCGACAGTGTTCAAATACCCACATGGGGAACTCACAGATTGACTGATTGTAATGTTCCGATCTGTCAAGAATTGCTACCTTCTTTCTTTCGACGGATGATTTACTAGTGGGTTGGATGGCGATTTCAAGAACCAAAAATTAGGACGCATCCTGCGGACCAAGACTACTTGTCAATTGTTCTGTTGCTTTTTCATCCACTTTCAAGATTCAATTCGTGCTGCAGCTGCACGGAGACGTTGGCTTATTAAGGAGAGCCCCTCTGCCACCTGTGACCTTTCGTAGCTCAATGTCTGACGGTTCGTCACCTTGAAAAGCCATTTGTGGCAAATGCAAAAGTAAGCTCTTGTTATAGCTTTCCGCTCAGTAAACCCACTGTGAAGCCTCGGCTTAACCAACAGGCACGAATAAAACAATTG contains:
- the MNP1 gene encoding mitochondrial 54S ribosomal protein bL12m (similar to Saccharomyces cerevisiae MNP1 (YGL068W); ancestral locus Anc_6.213); its protein translation is MSLRLITSKSITVSSRLLRRGATRVVTSSQRFNSGVTDSPVNQTVDPKINKIVEEISKLTLLETSALITELKSQLNIPDIAFPTAGAVGGPAGNGSQSGENTAVQEEEKPEEKTIFAIKLESFDAKSKPKIIKEVKNLLGLSLVEAKKFVEAAPKVLKDNVAKEDAEKIKSTLEGLGGKVSLE
- the TPK2 gene encoding cAMP-dependent protein kinase catalytic subunit TPK2 (similar to Saccharomyces cerevisiae TPK2 (YPL203W); ancestral locus Anc_6.214) codes for the protein MEPMNSDYQQQHLHQQQQSYQPVQQTAQYYSNMPYGGEDATHKSLLPQRSVISKGKYSLQDFQIMRTLGTGSFGRVHLVRSVHNGRYYAMKVLKKQQVIRMKQIEHTNDERRMLKLVEHPFIIRMWGTFQDARNLFMVVDYIEGGELFSLLRKSHRFPNPVAKFYAAEVTLALEYLHSHNIIYRDLKPENILLDRNGHIKITDFGFAKEVVTVTWTLCGTPDYIAPEVITTKPYNKSVDWWSLGVLIFEMLAGYTPFYDTTPMKTYEKILQGKVNYPPFFHPDVVDLLSKLITADLTRRLGNLQSGSQDIKSHPWFSEVVWEKLLAKDIETPYEPPITPGIGDTSLFDQYPEEHLDYGIKGEDQYAQYFTEF
- the HRR25 gene encoding serine/threonine protein kinase HRR25 (similar to Saccharomyces cerevisiae HRR25 (YPL204W); ancestral locus Anc_6.215) — protein: MDLRVGRKYRIGRKIGSGSFGDIYHGTNLISGEEVAIKLESIRSRHPQLDYESRVYKYLSGGVGIPFIRWFGREGEYNAMVIDLLGPSLEDLFNYCHRKFTFKTVIMLALQMICRIQYIHGRSFIHRDIKPDNFLMGVGRRGSTVHVIDFGLSKKYRDFNTHRHIPYRENKSLTGTARYASVNTHLGIEQSRRDDLESLGYVLIYFCKGSLPWQGLKATTKKQKYDRILEKKLCTSVETLCGGLPQEFAEFMVYCRSLRFDERPDYLYLARLFKDLSIKLEYHNDHLFDWTMLRYTKAMVEKQHDLLMVESNNNSSSTSNVNATNPNANLNQNQNQNATTNTNASNKNDSFNRVKLLAMKKFATHFHYCKSEDKHHPTPEEIKQQSVQNSNAAASLPEELLNAIDKGMENLKQQQAQQQQQQQQPGQTGQTGQPQLGQVQLQHPEPLLQQQQQQQQQQQQQQQQQQDLQKQQQAQTLGAHRSTHYPPQVQQQQPQQQQQQQPLQRPSGEDIWL